In one Carassius carassius chromosome 14, fCarCar2.1, whole genome shotgun sequence genomic region, the following are encoded:
- the LOC132156581 gene encoding complement factor D-like, whose translation MNRLIFATLLLYAASQTGECITGGKEAVAHSRPYMASLQWNGKHECGGFLISSQWVMSAAHCFQEGRTSGVKAVLGAHSLSNAEDTKQTYEATAVYNHPDFSISNYDNDIALLKLDKPITESDAVKPVTFQRESLSGPKESDIVETAGWGSLNNLGGRPDKLQELSIKVMQQWLCGRGDYYGTKFTSNMLCAADRRKDTCDGDSGGPLLFKGIAVGITSNGGKKCGSSKKPGLYTIISHYTEWIDKTMTQ comes from the exons ATGAATAGACTTATATTTGCCACTTTGCTGCTTTATGCAGCATCTCAGACTG GTGAATGCATCACAGGAGGAAAGGAGGCTGTAGCACACTCTCGTCCGTACATGGCTTCACTTCAGTGGAATGGAAAACATGAGTGCGGTGGCTTTCTGATCTCCAGTCAGTGGGTCATGAGTGCAGCGCATTGCTTTCAGGAAGG GAGGACATCCGGTGTTAAAGCTGTGTTGGGTGCTCACTCACTGTCTAATGCCGAGGACACTAAGCAAACCTATGAAGCCACTGCAGTCTACAACCATCCTGATTTCAGTATAAGCAACTATGACAATGATATTGCCCTGCTCAAG CTGGATAAGCCAATCACTGAGAGCGATGCAGTGAAACCAGTGACATTCCAGCGTGAAAGTTTGTCTGGCCCCAAAGAGTCTGATATTGTGGAAACAGCTGGGTGGGGCTCCTTGAACAACCTGGGAGGACGGCCAGACAAACTGCAAGAGCTCAGTATCAAAGTCATGCAACAATGGCTCTGTGGCCGCGGTGACTACTATGGAACAAAGTTTACAAGCAACATGCTCTGTGCTGCAGACAGACGAAAGGACACCTGTGAT GGTGACTCCGGAGGTCCTCTCTTATTCAAGGGCATTGCTGTGGGAATAACCTCTAATGGAGGAAAGAAATGTGGCTCCAGCAAAAAGCCTGGACTGTACACTATCATCTCCCACTACACGGAGTGGATTGACAAAACAATGACccagtaa